From the Triticum urartu cultivar G1812 chromosome 4, Tu2.1, whole genome shotgun sequence genome, the window GTGGTCATTGCAAACGGTGCAATTGAAAAAGCAATCTCACAGTCTCACAGCTACAGTGTACATTTCCTCAATATTGTGTGAAATTCAGTCAAATCCATAGTGATGCAAGCGGTGGCTGGCTGTGGCTTAGTACAATCCCCTACGTACGTTGTTGGAGCAGCTCAACGGGTGTTGCGGCCACGCCCTTTGCGTGCCTGTTTTTCTCTAGCTGGATGGCTTGAagcattttctctttttttggccatGTCATCCTTTTTCATCGCCTCAACTGCCTCCCTGCAACCAGGAAAAAAACAAAACTGGTTTGTCAGCCCTTCAATTTAGGCATCAATTATATTTTACCCTCACAAACACAAGCATTTCAattcaagaaacaaaggaggagttGGAGTTTCCTTCTTATTAGAAAAGGCTGAAACATAATTTAGGAGCTTACTGGAATACTTTCTCcatcttggtgtttccagggTCCAGTTTCAGTCCGGCCTCGAATGCGTCACATGCTTCTTTGTACTCCTAAAGATGGACAGCTAGGCAAATTATACGAGTGGAGGCGATGGCATACACACACAAGTGCAGGTCAGGAAACTAGAATTCTCACCTTGAACGACATGAGAGCAGCTCCTTTCCTGTAGTAACCTTTTAACCATTCGGGCCGCAGTTTTATGCAGGTGTTAGCATCACGCAATGCCTTACCTGCTTCAGTCATTTGCAGGTAGCAAAGGCTCCTGTTTGCGTACAGCGTCGCATCACTAGGGTCCAGCTCAATTGCCTGCATATCAGCAATAAAATACAGGTTAACAGGACAATAGTGATTCCAAGCATATCAGCAATAACATACAGGTTAACAAGACAATACTGATTCCAAGTATATCAGCAATGACAAGCAGGTTTATTTAGTGATGCTTCAAGTTGGTATCAGTATGAACCTGAGAACCGAGGTTTCTCAAACCTCTGGACCTATGACTGCTGAATCCTTATTTTTTCAAATAAGAGAGGGCTGCTGAAGCGTTATTTGTTTGTGCTGTTGCCAGAGCTAATGCCTTAATGGCTATCAAAGGTTTACAGACAACAAGAATATacaatactccctccgtaaactaatataagagcttttagatcactaaaatagtgatctaaacgctcttatactaatttacagagggagtacatctCAAATTCGTCCGGAGTAGCAGATAGATATTTGGCTTAGAGTTGGACAGATTATCAACTGAAATAATTCAAATGGTGGAAGTCCTGTCAACAATACCAAAACATATAATAAAATACTCCCTCTGTACAACATAAGCAGAATCTCTCCTTGTATGTTTACAGGAAAGGTGAAAAAAGTTTTGCGCACATGCATATTGTAAGGAACATAAATCCAAACAAACAAATGCTACTGTTTTTACTCTCCACCTTATTTTTATTAGCAACAGCAGATATAAGATAGAACACAAAAGAGATAGATTAAACAACCATATATACATCACATCAGGTCAACAAGTAATGCTACAAAGATTGAGTATTCCTCACGTGCACAATTTATCCACATCAATACTAACCTCGCTGTAGAATGCGGACGCGCCACGGTAATTCTTTCTCTTAACAGCTACGTCACCGCAAAGTTTCAGCTCAGCCTTTGTGTTTTTATCATCTTGCTCACCCTAAATCATGGACATTATTAGTTAAGCCAAGCAAAATAAAGATGCAAAATGTACAAGGTTGATGAATATTGAAAAGGTAAACTGAGAAAGCAGACTAACAGTACGCAGATCGattctctgaacttaactgagtCATACAGAGTTGAAACACAAGAATATCAACTAGCCCGTTTTCAAAAACAGGGAGAACAAAGCGCAACATATGAAAAATACACGCTGCAAACTGGGTTTTTTTTAGACACTAGTGCCTCGCAGAATTAGCCTAAATGTGCTGCAAAACTCGCATTTGGTTTGAGACATCCATCAAAGGTCAGTCCGTTAAGCAAACATTGTTTGAGTGGAAGGGGATGGAACCAACTTCCAGCCGTGAATGGCGAAGAAGCGGACCCCGAACCAGCAGAGACGGAACCCAAAATTGAACTGGGAGATGAAGTAAACTCACCATCCTTGCCTTGCCGCCTATGGAGCCTGCCGTGGATCGCCTCCTTCTGCCTGCTTCTGATCGTCGCACACTGCTGCTGGGTTTCTGGGTTTTCGGCCTGCTATCACCGATGAGACAGATAGCTGGGCTTAAAAAATTAATCATCTACCCGTTGCAGCCTAATCGCTATCAGGCGAAGGAAATTCGTTGAGGTGGAGACAGACTATACCAGCACACACCTGAACCTGCCGAGAGTGGTGGGGTCGAGGGTCGGGGATGGTGGCGCTGGCGCGGCGATCTTCCTCTCCGATGCGGggtgggagggggaggaggggaacGGCGGTCGCCGCAGTAGCGAGGAACTGTGGCGGCGATTTAGGTCTCGGGTCGGGTCGGGTGTGGGCAGGCTGTGCGGCTTCCCTCAATCAGCAGCGATGCGGGGATTGCAGGCCTTGGGCAGCTGGGCCTGTGCGTGCAAATCAATAGCCCATCTAGGTCCGAACTTGGCCCAAATCTCTTCTCTCTAATTAAAGAGTACTTTGTCTCAAAAAATAATAAGTAAAGAGTACTTTTACAAAGGCCACTCTCATCTGATATTCTGATTGATGCCCGCTCGTGAGTTTAGAGAGGCAATGCTTCTAACTTGATCAGTGAAAACGAACTGTTGTACACAAGAGCACAAACTGATAGTGTCATAGTGTGATGCATCGTACGGACGAAATTCAAGAATCACATGGGAGAAATAGCATGATGTTCAACAGTTATCTATAATTGCATGTTTCTTCTATAGTTTTTTTATACCCAACAGTTATATTTGCTCTGCTTCCATGTTTGCAGAGGTGGGCTGGTGCTGCTCCCGGTCTGCATTTTCATTGTAAATACTGTAGTTTAGCAAGataagtcatgctattcatgtttCTTGTTTTGAAACTACCAACGACACGTTCATGGCCCAAATGTTTCCTCTAACTTTATAATGGCTCAATCATTCAGTACTCATCATCCTTTCATCGTAACACAAAACATAAAAATACAGTTCAGATGGCCAAAATAAAATGAGAACTGTTAATAACCAAAGTACTAACAAACACTTCCAAAAGTTCAAAGCAACCACTGTTGATAGTACAGTTCACTGTTAAATCAACCACTTGTTGCGTCAAAGTGTGAGCACTGTGGGTAAAGCTTTTTTGCTTGATGGTCAGCCCTTATCGTCTTGTTGGAGTGGATTATGGCAAACGACTCAATCCCCGCGGTGATTCTCTTCTTCAGTGAAATCTTCTGCCTTTTAGTCCAGGCGAACCTGGTGGGCTTCTTGTCCTGGCAGTTGCCGCACTCCAACTCCAACCTACTATAGAGGAACACATCCTCTAGATTGACCACCGCCACCATGACACGTCTGACATAATTAACAGCATAATCTTCAGATTCAAAGCCAAAGATGACGAGTGTGACCAAACTGTGGTGTTGGAAATCGGCTGCAGCCGCGCTCCACTCTACACCCTTGTTCTCACTATACGATTCCTTTTTTCTCTTCTCCTCATCCATTTCCATTGAACACAAATCATCCCAGACCTGCATCTCAGCAATAGGACAAAGATAAAAATAAACTGTCTTTAGCCATATATAATACGTGGTAAGAAAACCATGAAAAACTAATATCAAGCACATGTGGCTAAAAGAGAACTTTAGGAAAGCACATACTGTCATGTATAGCTCCTTCAGTAAGGGTGCAGCTTCAAGAATAAACATTGTCCAGGTGAGATCATACCCTTCAGGAAGTTTAACAAGGTTCACAAACCTTAGTTGGCGGAACACAGATGCCAGATCTTGCGTTGGACATTCTGGCTGCACCCAAATCTGCAAATAATATACACATGATAAGATGACCAGAGCAGAGAAGAAGTGAAGCCACAGCTAGGAAAGCAACAATCTTGGCTTACCATTTCGGACCTAAACCCCAACTTCAGAACTCGTGGAGAGGCACTGCCAAGAAACCTACTTAACTTGACCATCTTGTTGTAACTAAGGGCAACATTTGTGAGGCTTACAGACTCGAGCAACGGAACATGACCAAGAACCAGTGGATCTTGGAAATCTATCCAACCGTCAAAGACTATGCTTGTGAGCTGAGGGAGCCAGTTCAGCTTAACTTGCTCGAGACGACAATATACGATACAAAGCTCACTGAGATTAGCGTGTTCAACCTGCAGGGTGCTATGATCACCAGAGTCACAATTGTACAAGTGCATACGCTTCAGCTGCTTGCAAGTGGTGAGGATGCTAGATATGCCTGACTCACCAAATCTCAAATTCCCTATGTTGAGACTAGTGAGACCACCAAATGCAACTGGAGAAGCATCAAAGAACAACATGAATCGTCTCGCCCAGATGACcagttcttcatcatcatcaatttcatcatcgtCATCCTTCCTTGTCCTAACACAAAATTTGGCATTCTTGACTAGGTGCGTCGCCATGGCATGACCAACGGCGTGCCCGATGGATATGGGGATATCATCTACCAAGTGGAACGTCATGGACAGAAGGCCGATGGTGTGTTCACCTGGATTTCTGCGCGCCAGCACGCTCTTTGTTGCCTGAACCACGGCTGCATTGATCCGAACCAATTCATCGTCAGAGATGTTGGCACTGCTGCGTGACGCGTCCTTGGGCAGGAAGTCTAGAGAACTTATTATAAGCCGAGAGAGCTTGGCGCAGAGCTGACCCCACCGTCTTGAGAGGACGTTGGTTCTTGCAGCATCGCGTACACTGAGTCGGTCAAAAATGTTGACCAGAATGTCATCCGGCAATGCGCTGAGCCTGTCATCTTTATTGCCTTTCTGCAATTGGCATGGACATCAATAAGAGTTGATTTCAGACTTAGTAAAGCAATTTCTACACAGTTGCAAAGATGCAATTTCAATGATAAAAGACACAGACTTGCATATGTTTTTGCCATACCAAAACTGCAATTATCAAATATACAATTTTGATTCAGTCGCAAAGATGCAATTTTTACAGTCataaaaatgcaattttgatgTGAAGTGCAAACTCTCTGAAAAGAAAGGATCCGGCAAGGAAAAGAGGACAATGAACTCACTCACTCCCATGGCTCCCGCGTAGATCCGCCGATGCCCGAGAAGAATTGGTCACGGGTTGCCGGGACAAGAATTGGTCTCTTCCGAAGATTGGCGAGTACCGCTGTGTCCGCCCGGCCATATATATAGCTGCTGGGTTCCCACCACCAATGGAAACTCGGAAACTGAATTCGAAAGAGGGCCTGATTCTGATTGTAATCCGGGAAGGACTGCTTTGATTCCGGCCGGATTGCCGCTAAAAAAGGGAGCCGCTTCGATCGCGGACTGCGGCTCGGAGAGGAGCCGCTTGATTGCTTCGATTGCTGATCGCCGCTCCCAAAAGAGCTGCTGCTCTTGCTGCTTCGATTGGGGACTGCAGCCCCCGCTTTGGGAGCTGCTTATTTGGTCGACTCTTCGCAAGCAGCAATGGATCCTCATTCGAGGCCTCCGACGACAATTGCGACAGCGCGACGGGGGAGATCGGTGCACGGCAGGCGGCGGCGCATAACTGACTCCCGATCCcctttgctctctctctctctctggtgAAACCCTAGGTGGGAGGGGGCGGCCTCCTATATGCCGCTTACAGGGAGAGGGAGTGCCCCGAGTCGGCCAGCCCATTAGCAGCGCGAGACTGCACTGGAGCGCTGCACCGACACTGTAACGGTGGACCGAGGTGCTGTGCTAACGTTTTTAAAAAATTGAGAACAACTTCGGAACAGTTCGGAGCATTTTTAAACAATTTTTTATATTTTATGAAATTCGGCACTGTTTTATGGAAAAGCTAACAAATTTTGAAAATCTTAATAACATTTTAAAAATAGACTTTCAAATTCAAACATTgtttgaaaaataaaataaatttgtTCACGCTTCTTGAAAAATGTGAAAttttgaatattttttgaaaacaTGTGAACAATTTTGAACCATTTTTTAAATTGGGAACATTTCTTGAAAAAACAAACCATTTTTAGTTCCTTAATGTTTTAATTCCAACTATCTTTTGAAGTGTGAAAATTTTGAATTAAGAAAACCAAAAAGAGAAGAACCGGAAAATATAGGAAAAAAACCAAACCGGAAACTTTTGGACGGTTCCCAAAACCGGTAACCAGGATCCAATTGCTCCTAAATGGGTTGGGCCATGTCGGTCGCTCGGCTTAGTCACCTCCACACCAAGCAACGACAACATGACGCAAAGCACATCAAATAAGGAAGTTTCATCCCTCTGACCACCCCTTACTCGATGTCGACGAACATTTTGTCTACGACTAAGAAAAAAACTTTTACAACCATAACATATTCAATTTCTTAATAACTGTGTGTAGTGCATACTTAAAATTCCATTATTCGCCTCCTCTTAGGGCTCATTTGGTTGCCGGAGGGAACAAAATCAGGGCAGCTAACCACCTCGAGGGAATTTGAGGCGCATGTACGGTCCCCTCCTCTTGTGGGGGAAATATCCCTCAATTCACGTGACCAAGGGGGAGATTTTTTTTGTACGAAAAGAAACTGGACCGGGGGAGATGAACCAGCGTGAATGAAGGTAGCGGGCATCGCGAACAATGATTACGCGTGAGAAGAGAATGAGTGGGGGAATCTCCCACAGAGGCCTCGAAACTGCACTTGGGAAAATAGAGGGGTTGGGGCCGGCATGCCCCGTGGACTGGGCCATCCAAATGTTGGTCTCGTTTCTCCCGGGGACAATTTCTGCGTGGGTTTCACCCCctgtgtcgtggttttgtcacggcagatgtcctcatgaaaagacttagtcgtggagccatcgctacgggttagcttaaaggggttaaagcggacaagggacgcaagagagtttttatactagttcggccccttacgatgaaggtaaaagcctacgtctagttgtgatggaattgatggggtttcaatgaccagggagcgaatacgctttgcctgagtctcgagttgttgtctgttgtcctaaaccgccgccgggtcgtccccttatatacatgggtgacgcccgtcgatttacagagtcccgagaacggctcataaacgtgtctgGTTCGGTCTCCACTTTCtctaccttacaatacaagttacatactAATGCCGGTTCACGGCTACAGGCCTTAAACCGGTTCTGGGCCTTGGGCCCTTACCTAACATCCTCATCTGCTTTCATGGGCTTCAAGCATactcaactactgatgaagttaacccggcttGGCCTAGCCGGTTTACgcctagtagtaatatccccCACACCCTGGATAAAGGCTGGGATCCCCGGGGATCCGCAGcaaccaaaggaggccttaagGCCTCGTTTGGCATGCGTGGTTTGGAGGGGATTCAAGCGGATATTCCTCGCGTGGCCCAGAACCCGCGGAAAACCCCGAGGGCCCGTTTGATACGCGAGGTTACATGGGCCAAATCCCCTCAACCCCCCTTCGACCCACTTCCTCCCACGCGCTTCAGAACCCTCGAGGCCCCCCTCGAGGATTTGGTCGCCCGACTCACGTCGCTGCCCGACCTGAGAAGCCGCCGCCGACTCCTCCCAAGACGCCGCCGCCGACTCCTCCCCAAGACGCCGCGCCGCTCAACGCCGGCGATCTCCTCCGGCATACTGGACTTCTCCCCGGTGGTTAGTAATcgcaacccctcccctcccccctcctctCCATGGCTGCCACCTCCCGCACGCCCTCCGTCCGCCTCGTCCTCACCGGCAAGCACGCCAAGAACGGCGTCTCCTACCCAGCTAGCTTGCCAAGAACGCCATCCTCTTCTAGCTCCTCTTCTACCCTAACCCTAGAGGTCGAGATTTGTCTCAATCTGTTCTGTGTATCCATCTGTTCTGCTTTGTCTCTGTTTTTCCTGTTTCCAATCTTTACTTTCGACTCTTGCAAATGTTGGTAAACAATTCTTACTAGGATGTACCATGATAACAACTACACTAGTACAAAATAGGATGCAGATAGACAAAAGATGGTTTATAGTATTTGTTCTTATGAAGAAAGAAAGAGCCGCTATAGAAATGTACATGATCGCAGTCACCACTTAGTATTGTGAAGTCATCTGCAATTAGAACTCACTGGCTAGTGCACTGCTTTTACAAGATTGCCATTTCTGCTCATATTTGATTTTAATCTACTTGGAGACTTTGGAGGTGTCTGTACCATTGAAGCCCATGTAATCTTGGTGTGTGGTAGCAACAAACTACTCAGCCCATGTAATCGAAGCCTAGGAATGGAATGAGCGGTGCGGCCTAGAAAAGAACCAGCATTCGGTTTAGGCTACAAATGTTTGCAACAAACATTCAGTTGCATATAGGACGTGTCTCTTTTGTTCCTAGCATTGTTGTATCTTAATATTTCTTTCATTTACTACATCATTGTAATCTAGGGAACCATATCTGCAAGCTAGAGTTTAGGCTATATATTTTTGCAGAGTTTATAAATCTATGTAGAATAATTAGGATTCAACAAGCGTAAACCTGTTACTTCCCTTGCCAATGAATTGACCTGATGAAATGAATGTAGTTTATACCTGATTGCCATTGTTTATTCAAGGGAAAAGTCTCTTTGATTTTGGTCTTGATTCTAATTGTCCATCTTCTGCATGTATTGGAACAAACCATCCTGCGTTGTTTCTATTCAAATGTGTGTGTCGTCAGATTAGAAATAATGATGAAATTCTGCTACTTATAATACTTATGATGAAATGTGTTTGACTCTTATTTTCGCAGCCTGCCGCTTGGATCCTTGTTGGGGTGGACGAGTTACCTCCTTCTTGGGAACCTGTTGCCACGCCAAACTTCGGTAAGTTACATAAGCTTCTTGGCCTCTTGAGATTATTTCTTTGCTGAAGTAGTATATCATACTTGATAGCTCTTGGTCATTGCACATCTTGGCACACTGATGATATAATATTCTAGGTATTTGGTCTACTTAATCTCCATTTCTCAGATCTTGCCAATTAAGTTCTATTTGCATGGTTGAAGATTGGAGCAAGAAGTCCACTGTGAAAAGGGAGACATCGCCTGACATGATCAAAAAAGAAGATTTTGCGTGTAGAAGTAGAGCTCATGAAGTGAAGTGTACCAGCTAATTCCTATGTCGGTACTTTCTCATAACCTATCTTGATGTATTATCCATCACAGTCCATTTCTCTTGCAATGTCAGCAGTTTGTTTTGGAAAAATAAGTACTATTTGGTGCATATGTCTGCTAGCTGCCAATTCTATTGAGTAACACTAGTTTTTAATTCACCTGAGCGATTTATTATTACAAATTTAAAGTTCAGAGTGTGAAAACATGGTGATAATGATACTTGAGAGATTAGCAGATACCCATATTTTTGGTCATGTAGATTTATGTGCCAACTGCTGCCCATAGTGTTCTTAGTTCATTATTTTGCTACAATTTGGTACAAGTCATAGTTCTGTTCTTAGTTCATTCTTTTGCTACAATTTGGTACAAGTCATAGTTCTGTTCTTAGTTCATTATTTTGCTATTTCCCTTGGTGATTTGTTAAGTTACTTGCTCGGAAACAGAGTAGCGAGCTGATAATACACCTGTTGGATTATCAATACACCTGACCTGGTTAGCAATATGCTAAGCAAAACACATTACATAGTAACTGAACGTCTGTATAACTTTTGAGTGTTCAGTATGCATGCACACTATCTCATCCAGTTTAAATGTTGAtgtgagtgtcggtgtcaaagccggcggatctcgggtagggggtcccgaactgtgcgtctaggatcgatggtaacaggagacgggggacacgatgtttacccaggttcgggccctctctatggaggtaataccctacttcctgcttgattgatcttgatgaatatgagtgttacaagagttgatctaccacgagatcgtaatggctaaaccctagaagtctagcctgtatgactatgataATGTGTATCCGCCTATCCAGACTActccctccggtttatataggcaccggagagatctagggttacatagagtcggttacataggAAGGCATCCTCATagttgatcgccaagcttgccttccatgccaaggagagtccaatccggacacgagtacagtcttcggccttcatgtcttcacagcccatcagtccggcccatagataacaggtcggacgcccgaggaccccttagtccaggactccctcagtagcccctaaacctggcttcaatgacgaggagtccagTGCACAGATTGtctcggcattgcaaggcgggttcccctccttccgaactccaagatagtttTCGGATGCGATGATTGTATCCGGACCTGTTACACACACcatacacaaccgcagagagaatatatatATTTTACATGAGTTccatccgctgacaacttttcacAACACGACATCACGCCTgcccggtcataatttcgaaccgtttttcttctgccATCCCACGTTTCAAGATGCGGTTGttattggcatgtcttgtcgaagcagggATCATgcccccttattgcgggattctcatcaatgcgagtatgggtaacccaaccgtgtcgtttatacagcccttgggaataggcggaTCTTAAGGCTAGCGAGGAGGCGTTCAATATatgctgcctttataaggggataaggattccctcttcctcttctcatgctctctctctgtccctgcccttccaatctcgagctccagtgcccaagttctcatctcctttcctctcaagcaaccatgtccggatccggtggtcagggcaagtggatggtgttggaaatatgccctagaggcaataataaattagttattattatatttccttgttcatgataatcgtttattatccatgctagaattgtattgataggaaactcagatacatgtgtggatacatagacaacaccatgtccctagtaagcctctagttgactagctcgtcgatcaatagatggttacggtttcctgaccatggacattggatgtcattgataacgggatcacatcatta encodes:
- the LOC125553464 gene encoding protein STIP1 homolog, with amino-acid sequence MGEQDDKNTKAELKLCGDVAVKRKNYRGASAFYSEAIELDPSDATLYANRSLCYLQMTEAGKALRDANTCIKLRPEWLKGYYRKGAALMSFKEYKEACDAFEAGLKLDPGNTKMEKVFQEAVEAMKKDDMAKKRENASSHPAREKQARKGRGRNTR
- the LOC125550426 gene encoding uncharacterized protein LOC125550426; the encoded protein is MGKGNKDDRLSALPDDILVNIFDRLSVRDAARTNVLSRRWGQLCAKLSRLIISSLDFLPKDASRSSANISDDELVRINAAVVQATKSVLARRNPGEHTIGLLSMTFHLVDDIPISIGHAVGHAMATHLVKNAKFCVRTRKDDDDEIDDDEELVIWARRFMLFFDASPVAFGGLTSLNIGNLRFGESGISSILTTCKQLKRMHLYNCDSGDHSTLQVEHANLSELCIVYCRLEQVKLNWLPQLTSIVFDGWIDFQDPLVLGHVPLLESVSLTNVALSYNKMVKLSRFLGSASPRVLKLGFRSEMIWVQPECPTQDLASVFRQLRFVNLVKLPEGYDLTWTMFILEAAPLLKELYMTVCAFLKFSFSHMCLILVFHGFLTTYYIWLKTVYFYLCPIAEMQVWDDLCSMEMDEEKRKKESYSENKGVEWSAAAADFQHHSLVTLVIFGFESEDYAVNYVRRVMVAVVNLEDVFLYSRLELECGNCQDKKPTRFAWTKRQKISLKKRITAGIESFAIIHSNKTIRADHQAKKLYPQCSHFDATSG